One window of the Nitrospira sp. genome contains the following:
- a CDS encoding PilZ domain-containing protein, translated as MARQLTCPQCQKDTVLRSCPQSPREHVASWIWISPFHCQECSYRFLACRIGLEEPKHAIDRREHLRIPVRLFLSFSGGKVRGEGIVMDLSMGGCIIKSDAQVHVDDIFYLEIAISDQESPIEVAAMVRSISSRGIAFKFLRKAQDNKQLLAFIQSNAGATSTVLSKAVASSVAR; from the coding sequence ATGGCTCGCCAGCTCACCTGTCCGCAATGCCAGAAGGATACGGTCTTGCGGTCATGCCCACAGTCGCCGCGGGAGCATGTCGCATCCTGGATTTGGATCTCGCCGTTTCACTGCCAGGAGTGCAGCTATCGGTTTCTGGCCTGCCGCATCGGGCTTGAGGAGCCAAAGCATGCCATCGATCGCCGAGAGCATCTCCGGATTCCGGTACGGCTGTTTCTCTCTTTTTCAGGGGGCAAGGTTCGGGGCGAAGGGATTGTGATGGATCTGTCGATGGGCGGCTGCATCATCAAGAGCGACGCACAGGTCCACGTCGATGATATTTTCTATCTTGAAATTGCGATCTCGGATCAGGAATCTCCGATCGAAGTGGCGGCGATGGTTCGATCGATCAGTTCCCGTGGCATTGCCTTCAAATTTCTGCGGAAGGCGCAAGACAACAAGCAGCTGCTCGCCTTCATTCAATCCAACGCCGGGGCGACCTCAACGGTTCTGTCCAAAGCGGTTGCATCTTCGGTCGCCCGCTAA
- a CDS encoding rubrerythrin family protein, which produces MGKTLKETKSFENLKEAFAGESQANRRYLYFARRADIEGFPDVGGLFRDTSEAETGHAFGHLDFLKDVGDPVTGVPIGNTDANLKSAIEGETYEYTQMYPGMAKTAREEGFPELGEWFETLAKAERSHANRFTKGLESIR; this is translated from the coding sequence ATGGGAAAGACTTTAAAAGAAACCAAAAGTTTCGAGAATCTGAAAGAAGCCTTTGCAGGGGAGTCGCAAGCCAACCGGCGGTACCTCTACTTCGCGCGGCGCGCTGATATTGAAGGGTTTCCGGATGTGGGCGGACTGTTCCGAGACACTTCCGAGGCGGAAACCGGCCATGCCTTTGGCCATCTTGACTTTCTCAAAGATGTTGGCGATCCGGTAACAGGAGTTCCGATCGGCAATACGGACGCGAACCTTAAATCTGCCATTGAAGGGGAGACTTACGAATATACGCAAATGTACCCTGGTATGGCGAAAACGGCGCGCGAAGAGGGATTTCCTGAACTGGGCGAGTGGTTTGAAACCCTTGCGAAGGCTGAGCGGTCTCATGCTAATCGCTTTACCAAGGGACTCGAGTCGATACGGTAA
- a CDS encoding DUF3501 family protein has product MQPLGIEDVKACEEYERERTLVRRRVIELKEYRRITVGESISLVFENRDTLLFQIHEILRAEGIVDLKRIQEEVDAYNALLPAAGELSATMFIEITDSEKVKESLDALRGIDQGQWVAICIGPYRINGVFEGGRSSEEKISAVHYVRFQIPEELIEPMRNPYVPVAISIDHPNYTASARVSMKTRFSFMADLGVD; this is encoded by the coding sequence ATGCAGCCCTTAGGGATCGAAGATGTGAAAGCTTGCGAGGAGTATGAGCGTGAGCGCACGCTCGTCCGACGTCGAGTGATTGAACTAAAGGAGTATCGCCGAATCACGGTCGGCGAAAGTATTTCGCTTGTGTTTGAGAATCGCGACACACTGCTCTTTCAAATTCATGAGATCCTCCGGGCGGAAGGGATTGTGGATCTTAAGCGGATTCAGGAAGAGGTAGATGCTTACAATGCGCTCTTGCCGGCGGCGGGCGAATTGAGCGCCACGATGTTCATCGAAATTACGGATTCTGAAAAGGTCAAAGAGTCCCTCGATGCGCTTCGCGGCATTGATCAAGGCCAGTGGGTCGCGATATGCATTGGACCGTACAGGATCAACGGTGTTTTCGAAGGGGGGCGGAGTAGCGAGGAAAAGATCAGTGCCGTTCACTATGTGCGCTTTCAGATACCGGAGGAACTCATTGAGCCGATGCGGAATCCGTATGTGCCAGTGGCCATCAGCATTGACCATCCCAACTACACAGCGAGCGCTCGTGTCTCTATGAAGACGCGATTTTCATTCATGGCTGATCTGGGTGTGGACTAG
- a CDS encoding anaerobic glycerol-3-phosphate dehydrogenase subunit C — MKGFDFADLKLDRSLVEKETFRVFDICDGCRRCINLCPSFNTLLDRLDLVDSDIKKLTAQDTQQVVDECYYCKLCFNHCPYTPPHQFDLDFPQLMVTWKRIYAEERSPSLRDRILIRTDLIGKVGSFLAPLMNWANGNPLIRRLMHTLLGIHRDRHLVQFQSETFSRWWSRTRTAHGRSAGARQPTGKVALFSTCTVNYHCTEIGQATVKVLEKNGVEVVLPEQECCGMPFFDTGDIAMIKKKAEANLRKLEPWVLQGYDVIAPIPSCSLMLKREYPHLLKSDLAKAVAERTFDVCEYLMRMKRQGALNMEFQHRPLKISYQVPCHLRDQNIGFKSKELMELTGASVELVERCSGHDGTWGVKVEFFDLSMKIASKAVRQLSENEPDLFVSDCPLAALQLDQASGRKTPTLHPIQVIQQAYGL, encoded by the coding sequence ATGAAGGGTTTTGATTTCGCTGACCTCAAGCTGGACCGGTCCCTTGTTGAAAAAGAGACCTTCCGGGTCTTCGATATTTGCGACGGATGTCGCCGATGCATCAACCTCTGTCCCTCCTTCAACACGCTCTTAGATCGATTGGACCTCGTTGATAGCGACATCAAGAAACTCACCGCACAGGATACCCAACAGGTTGTTGACGAATGCTATTATTGTAAACTCTGCTTCAATCACTGTCCTTATACGCCGCCGCATCAGTTTGATCTCGACTTTCCCCAGCTGATGGTAACGTGGAAGCGGATTTATGCTGAGGAACGATCGCCATCCTTGAGAGACCGAATCCTTATTCGAACAGATCTGATAGGGAAGGTCGGATCATTCTTGGCGCCGTTGATGAATTGGGCGAACGGTAATCCGCTTATCCGTCGTCTCATGCATACGTTGCTGGGAATCCATCGCGATCGGCACCTCGTTCAGTTTCAATCGGAAACGTTCTCTCGCTGGTGGAGTCGCACGCGTACAGCTCACGGCCGCTCTGCTGGCGCACGTCAGCCGACGGGGAAGGTCGCGCTCTTTTCCACCTGCACGGTGAATTACCACTGCACTGAGATTGGGCAGGCAACAGTCAAGGTCTTGGAAAAGAACGGTGTGGAAGTGGTGTTGCCGGAGCAAGAATGTTGCGGCATGCCCTTCTTCGATACGGGTGACATCGCCATGATTAAGAAGAAGGCGGAAGCAAATCTTCGGAAACTAGAACCGTGGGTTCTGCAGGGGTATGACGTCATCGCCCCGATCCCTAGTTGCAGCCTCATGCTGAAGCGAGAATACCCGCATCTGCTGAAAAGTGATCTTGCCAAGGCGGTTGCGGAACGGACGTTCGATGTCTGCGAGTATCTCATGAGAATGAAACGGCAAGGGGCTCTCAATATGGAGTTTCAGCATCGGCCTTTGAAGATCTCATATCAGGTGCCCTGCCATCTTCGAGACCAAAACATCGGTTTTAAATCCAAAGAACTGATGGAGCTCACGGGGGCGTCGGTCGAGCTTGTGGAGCGATGTTCCGGACATGATGGTACCTGGGGCGTCAAGGTAGAGTTTTTCGATTTGTCCATGAAGATCGCGTCCAAGGCGGTTCGGCAGTTGTCTGAAAACGAACCGGATCTCTTCGTGTCTGACTGTCCCCTCGCCGCGCTCCAGCTTGATCAGGCTAGCGGCAGGAAGACCCCGACGCTTCACCCCATTCAAGTTATTCAGCAGGCATATGGATTGTAG